ATAAGGTAAAAAAAGACTGGGCATGATTCCCAGTCTCTTGACTCATTAATTGATCGTTTACTGCTTAATTCTTCAAACCTTGAATTGGCGCAGGGATGTGGCCTCCGCGACGGATAAAGACTTCCGGCGAAGAGGTCTTCAATGGCATGATTGGTGCTGAACCAAAAAGTCCCCCAAATTCCAAGCAGTCCCCAGCTTGGTAACCAATGGCAGGGATTAAACGCACTGCAGTGGTCTTCCCATTAATCATCCCAATGGCGGCTTCATCGGCAATAATAGCCGCTAAGACTTCAGCTGTGGTTTCACCAGGCACGGCAATCATATCCAGCCCCACTGAGCAGACCGCAGTCATGGCGGTTAGGGTTTGGAGATCTAAGACACCAGCTTGGGCGCCGGCAATCATGCCTTCGTCTTCAGACACTGGGATAAAGGCCCCTGAGAGTCCCCCGACCCGTTCAGCTGCCATTAAACCACCCTTCTTGACCGCATCATTCAAGAGGGCCAGGGTGGCTACGGTTCCATGACCACCCACTGTTTCAAGTCCCATACTTTCTAAGATACGAGCTACCGAGTCACCCACCGCAGGGGTAGGGGCTAGGGAAATATCGACAATTCCAAAAGGAACACCCAGGGCTTTTGAGGCTTGGCTACCGATCAATTGCCCCATCCGGGTGACTTTGAAGGCGGTCTTTTTAATGGTCTCAGCCACTTGGTTAATTGGCGCGTCTTTAGGCAGACGCTCCAAGGCTTGACGGACGACCCCAGGCCCAGAAACCCCCACATTAATCTCACAATCCGCTTCCCCACTACCGTGGAAGGCTCCAGCCATAAAAGGATTATCCTCTACCGCATTACAAAAGACGACCAACTTGGTAGCCCCAACGCATTGCCGGTCTTGGGTGACTTCAGCGGCTTGGCGGATAGTTTCTCCCATTAAGGCCACGGCGTCTAAGTTAATCCCTGACCGGGTGGAACCGATATTGACCGAAGAACAGACATTATCGGTTTCACTTAAGGCTTGGGGGATGGATTCAATCAAGGCCCGGTCTCCCGCAGCAAACCCTTTTTGAACTAGGGCGGAATAGCCCCCAACGAGGTCAATGCCAATATCCTTAGTCACTTGGTCCAAACATTTGGCGTAACGCACGGGGTCTCCACCAGAAACAGCTACCAGATGGGCAATCGGAGTTACCGAAAGCCGTTTATTAATAATAGGAATCCCCAATTGCCGACTCAACTGCTCAGCTACCGGCACTAGGTCTTTGGCCTTTTGGCTAATTTTTTGTTTGATTTTCTCACAGGACCGCTCGATATCGGTGTCACAACAATCGAGTAAGGAGATCCCCATCGTGATGGTACGGACATCGAGATGGTCCTTGGCAATCATATTGACGGTTTCTAGAATATCATTAATTTCAATCACGAGTCTGCCTCCTATAAGCGATGCATGGCCTTAAAGATATCTTCGTGCATGACCGTAATCTGCATACCTGGTATTAAGTTTTCGACGCTTTCTTGGAAATCATCAAAAGCAACTTGCCCTTCATCGACTGTCACAAGCATGGTCATGGTGAAATAATTATCCATTACCGTTTGTGCGACATCCACAATATTCACCTGGTTCTGGGCACAGGCTGTACTTACCTTAGCCAAAATCCCAACTTGATCAATACCTACAACAGTAATTACCGCATTCATAAGCAGTAAACCTCCTTAATTTTTATGTTCCCTATCATAGCATAAGTTAAACTTTCTTAAAATATGAAAAAAGAAGTCAGAACGTTCAGTCCCGACTTCTCATCGAATGAAGGCTATTGCATTCGCTTATTCAAAGATGTCATCAACAGTGGCTTCACGATTAATCACAATATAAAGATTCCCATTATCTTTCACTTTAGAGCTCATGTAAACATTATCGACCTTATCGGTGGTAGAAGCCTTAAATGGGAAGTAGATTTCTGATTCCCGGCCGCTTGACCAACGGATGGTTAGGTATTCTAGGTCATTATTATTGACCACATTTTCAAACATACCGCCCATTAAGCCGCCTTGCACGATGCTATTGGATTGGAAAACGTCGGCATCGGGAAGGATTTCAATCTTGAAGGTCTTACATGGGTGGATTTCGACAATGTCGCCTTGGCCGTTAATCCGACCATAAGAGGTAGTAATCCGGCCAATCCAGATATCTCCTACATGCTCCATAGGGATTTCCCATACCCCACCATTATGAAAATGAAACTCTAAGGACTTCATTGCTTTTGTCATTCGAATAACTTCCTTTCTTAATAATTGCTTTTTCCTTTGTTAGTATCCAAAGTTAGTGATTTATTTCACAGATTCATTATACTATGACAACAAGCAAAAAAGCAAGCTTTCTTTTTAAAAAAAGCTTGCTTGTGAATTCATGGTTTTTGTTTTCTTGCTTTTGTCAGCGAATGGGCTATTCCGCTGTCCATTCACTAACCTTGTCTGGATTGGCTTCAATCCATTTTTGAGCGGCTTGACTAGGATCCGTCCCGTTAGCAATCTCTAACATCACGGATTCCATGTCTTCAAGGGACCAATGGAAGTTGGCTAGGATTTGATAAGCCCGAGGGTTGTCTTCTTGGAAACCTTGACGGGTATAGGTGTTAATGGTTTCTCCTTCGCCGTAAACCCCTTTCGGATCTTCCAAGTATTTCAAGTCATACTTAGCAAATTTCCAGTGGGGGTTCCAACCCGTTACCACAATCTCTTCTTGGTTATTGTAGGCTTGGCCTAGAGAAGTCGCCATGGCCCCTGAGGATGAAGAAGCTAAGTTCCAAGATCCTAGATTTGGGTATTCTTGGAGCGCTTTCTCAGTGGAGGCCATAATGCCGGCTCCCGGTTCAATCCCGGTAATGGTTTGGCCGGCTTCTGAACTCAAGTCTTCAATAGAGTTGACTTGGTCCATATAGGTTGGTACCACTAGACCAGTACGGGCGCCTTCAAGACTGACCCCTGCATGAACAATTTGGTCACCATACTGTTCAATTTGCTCCCCATGAGTAATCGGTAACCAGGCCGACACCATGGCATCCGATTCGCCACTGGCCACTGAAGACCACATGATGGCGTTATCCAAGGGAACTTGTTCAACGTTAAAGCCTTCTTGGCGTAAGACTTCAGCAATCACTTGCGTTGAAGCCACTTCACTGTCCCAGTTCACATAAGCTAGGGTAACGGTTTCGCCACCAGCTCCGCCTCCTGAAAAGAGGCTACTTTTATAGGAATCTTCACTCCCAAAGGTTAAGAGTAAGCCAAGGACAGCTAAGAGAGCGAGGGCAATTTTTTTAAACAATGTTCATCCTCCTTTACTTATCACGTGAGGCAAAGCCATTAGTAATCCGGTCAACCACGATGGCTAAGATAACGATGGCTAAACCAGCCACGAAACCACTACCGACTTGGGCCCGTTGTAAGGCCGATAGGACATCGCGTCCTAAACCTGGTGCCCCAATCATGGAACCAGTAACGACCATGGATAGCGCTAGCATCACGGTTTGGTTGACCCCAGCCATAATGGTGGCTTGGGCTAAGGGAAGTTCTACCTTAAAGAGTTTTTGCCATGGGGTTGACCCGAAAGCGTCGGCTGCCTCGATCAATTCGGTAGAAATTTGGGTAATCCCCAGCTCGGTAAAACGAACCGTTGGTGGGAGGGCAAAGATCACGGAAGCGAAGACTCCCGGTACCATCCCAATTCCAAAGAAGGCTACCGCCGGAATCAGGTAAACGAAGGCCGGCATGGTTTGCATAAAGTCCAGAATCGGTTTGAGGATAATGTGAACCCACTTACTTTTGGCCGACAAAATCCCTAATGGAATCCCAATAATAATGGAGACCAAGGAGGAAATCAGGACCAAAGTAATGGTTTGGGTCAACTGACTCCACAAACCTTGGTTGAGGACATAACCCAAACCAAGCAGGACAAAGACTGGAACTCCGAAGCGACGATTGGTAGCAAAGTAGGCCAAGACAGCCACTAGGAGAATGAATAAAAACGGTGGGAACCATAGTAAGACATCATTCACCGAGTTCATCACGGTTGACCCGATACTTTGGACCACATCAAAGAGTCCTGAGAAAGTCGTAGTTAGCCAATTGGTGGCTGCTTCCACCCAGTCAGCAACTGGTAGGGGGTCTAAGGGAAATAATAGGATATTATTCATTGTTATCGCCTCCTTGTCCAGATAATTGGTCAATCACTAAGCGACGGTCCACATAGCCGAGCAAGCGTTCGTCATCGTCAACCACCGCGATCGGCATATTGGTATCACTCATGAGGTCATACATTTCGTTAATTGGAGTATTGCGATTGACCAAAGGATTATCGGTACGGATAATTTCATCCACATGGATATTCTTCGTATGTTTATTTTGGCGGATTAAGTCAGCCAGGTCCTTGTCAGTGACATAACCATGGATTTTACGGTCCCCGTCAATCACATACAAGGTCGAGGTATGCTCGTTTTGCATAATCTTCAAGGCCACGCGAGCTCCGACCCGGTCCTTATTGAAGACATAGCCCGGAGCTTCCATAGCATTTTCAGCAGTAAAGACCTTGGACCGGTCCACGCCGCCAACGAAGGTTTCTACATAGTCATTGGCAGGATTTTCTAAGATTTCTTCCCCAGTACCAATTTGTTCAATGTGACCATTACGCATCAAGACAATCCGGTCACCTAAACGTAAAGCTTCATCTAAGTCGTGGGTAATAAAGACGATGGTCTTATTGAGCTTACTTTGCAGCTCAATGAGTTCATCTTGCATGTTGGCACGAATCAAGGGGTCTAAGGCAGAGAAGGCTTCATCCATTAAGAGGATGTCGGTATCGCTAGCTAAAGCTCTCGCCAAACCTACCCGTTGCTGCATACCACCAGATAATTGTTCTGGCAGTTGGTCTTGGTAGGCGGATAGGCCCATGGTTTCTAAGGCATCTTGGGCCCGTTTCCGTCTTTCTTCTCCGTCAACACCTTGAATTTCTAGACCAAATTCGGTATTTTCGAGAATGGTTTTATGAGGGAAAAGCGCAAAACTTTGGAAAACCATGCTAACTTTCTTGCGGCGGATATTGCGCAATTCTTCATCATTAGCTTGGGTGACACTTTCCCCATCAATACTTACCTGGCCATGGGTCGGTTCAATCAGGCGGTTAAGCATCCGCAGTAAGGTTGACTTCCCTGAACCAGAGAGTCCCATAATGACAAAGATTTCGCCATCATTGACTTCAAAAGAAGCATCGTAAACCCCAACCGTGGCGCCGGTTTGGTTAACGATTTCTTCTTTGGATTCACCCTTTTCCACTAATTTTTTCGCTTTATCTATGGCTTGGGCTGAGCCAAATATTTTAGTCAAATTTTCTACTTTTATTGACGCCATAATTTCTCCTCTCTCGCAATTGATAATAAAAACACAATAATAAACCTATCAAAAGCCAGGCTATATTTCAAAACTTATGGCTAGCCTGTCTGTCTGAAGAGAGTTTTTCTCATTTTTCTCATCTTTTTCTCATAAAATTAAAAAAACCGCTTAGCAATAGGCATAAGCGGCGGCTTTTTTTCTAGACTTTTTTCACTTTTAATACAATGTAAAGGCTTTTCTAAGAATTTTTATTTTTATTAAAATTTCCGTCTAAATGCTAACCCTTTTGATCGACTTAGCGTTGGCTGACCAAGACCCAGTAGCCCTTGTCGCGGTCAATCTCGGTCACGTTATTAAAGACCTCTTCCATTTTCTTTTTAGCACTGGGAGCGCCTTGTTTCTTTTGGATCACTACCACCAGGTCTCCCCCTGCTTCCAAGTGGTCATAGGCCCCTTCAATAAAGGCGTGGACCACTTTCTTCCCGGCTCGAATAGGAGGATTGGTGATAATCAGGTCATAATCATGGTCGCTGAGGCCTTCATAGGCCGATGAAAGGTAAAAGTTAGCTGGTCCTACCTGGTTCAAGGCTAAATTTTCCTTGGCCAAGGCCAGAGCCCGTTCATTGACATCAACTAGGTCCAAGTGGGCTTCGGGATAATGGTCACCGAGTACCACCCCGACTGGACCGTAGCCTGAGCCCAAGTCCAGGATCTTATGATAAGACTTCCCTTGCTTTAAGAGAGCTTCCAGCATCACCCGGGTACCATAGTCTAAGCGCCCCCGCGAAAAAACCCCACTATCGGTGATAAATTCATAAGTCCGCCCATCGACCACGGTCTGCCAGGTCTTCTTATCATGGGCCAATTGGCTGTTATCTTCAAAATATTGATGACTCATCACTTCACATCCTTTCCTCCTATTTTACTGGTAGATTCCCCTAGTCACAAGGAAATTTTCTCTATCAAAAAAGCGATGGTCAGATTGTCTGCCATCGCTAGTTGCTTTGTTTCATTTAGGGCTTCAGCCCGCTGCTATTGACTTATTTTTTCACTTCTTTTAAGACTTCACTGGGGGCTTCGGGCAGGTTTTTCTTCTCTGCTTGTTTTCTCGCCCAGGAAGTAACCAGTGGGGTCAAGATTGCGGTCACGATCACGGAAGTCGCTACAATGGCGGTGGCTGATTCAGCTACCGGTTGGAACTGTTCAGAGATTCCCGCAATCACAGCTGGAACGGCAACAGCAGCCCCAGCAGTAGAGGATTGGGCCCAACCCGCAACGCCGTCAGAACCTAACCATTTAATATCTAAGAAGGAGAGCAAGCCACCGGTAACTAGTACCACAGCCACACCAACGATCACGCCGCTAAGTCCGGCTTGGAATATGGTCTTAAAGTTCAGGGTATAACCTAAGGCAAAGATAAAGAAGGGAATCAAAATCCCTACCCCAGGCGCATACTTATCGCGCACGTCGGAGTCCAAGGTCCCTCCAATTAAACCTAAGGCAAAAGGTAAGAGGGTAGACACGATGGAACCAAATGGGAAGCTGGCCCCGGTTAAGCCGAGGATCAACATAGTAAAGAAGGGCCCTGATTGGATAGCAATCATGGGAAAGGCGGCCAGGTCATATTCACGCCCTTCAGGAATAATCGACACATAAAGTCCCCCATTGGTTTGACTAAAGGCGGTCACTACTGCCAGAGTGGATACCCCAGTGAGGAGACCGCTTTGAATGCCTTCTGCTGGTAGAATGGCACCAAGGATTAAGCCCAGAGCCAAAGCAATTAAGAGCCGGCCTCCTGATAAGAGTAAGCCCTTCTTCGCAATATAGCCCCCAGAAGCATTGAGGTTGACTGAGGCCCCCACACAGAAGAAGAAACAGAACAGGACAGCGGATGACCCGGTCAAGTAGGCCCCAGTCACCCCACCAAAGTATTCGTGGGCTGTGGGCCAGAGGGTGTTGAGTAAGGTCCCCGCTAAGAGGGGCACAATAATATTTCCGCCCGGGATTTTAGCAATGGATTTTTCAATTTTCATCTTTGACCACCTTCCTTAAGCCCGTTTGGTATTGACCATAAATTCTTCCAATTCTTCTTGGTTAGGCAAGCCGTCATTGTCACCTTCAAAGGTCACTTGACGAGCTCCAATGGCGTTACCGCGCAAGATACTGTCTTCTAAGGATAGGCCTTCCTTCAAGCCAGAAATCACACCCACCGCAAAACCGTCACCGGCGCCAACTGTATCAATTGGAGTGACTTGGTAACCGGCTACTTGGCCACTCTTACCGTCACTAGTTGCGTAGTAAGCTCCGGAAGCCCCGGTTTTAACGATCACAATTTTCACACCCAAGTCCAGGTAGAATTTGGCGATATCTTCCGCCTTGTCTAAACCCGTTAAGATCTTCCCTTCTTCTAAACCAGGTAGGAAGATGTCCACGGATTTAGCGGTTTCGTTGACGAATTCAACCATGCGGTCATGGTCCCATAATTGTGGACGCAAGTTAGGGTCGAAGGAAATTACCTTACCCGCCTTGTGCATGTATTCCACTGCTTTCTTGGAGAAGTTATAGCAGTCCTCTGATAAAGCTGCAAAGATGGAAGTCACATGCATATAGTCTGCTTGGCCAAAATAATCTTCGTCAAAGTCTTCCACACTCATGGTTGAAGCGGCTGAGCCCTTACGGAAGTATTCAATAGCAGGGTCATCTTCTTCGTTCTTTTCCTTAATGTACCAACCAGTAAAGCGTTCATCCGTGGTTTGAACACCCGTAGTATCAATACCTTCCTTAGCCATGGCCTTGGTGATAAAGCGGCCCAACATGTCCTCACCTAACTTGGTCACCAGACCAGTTGAGTGCCCTAAACGGCATAAGCCCGCAGCCACATTGGTTTCCGCTCCCGCTAGAGCTCGAGACCAGTTATTGACGTCTTCTAAAGCGCCCGGTTCATTAGCATAAAACATATATAAAGGTTCACCAAAAGTTACAAAATCTAAATGCATATTGATTGCCTCCTCTAAGTCTTCTCACTACACTGTCAGATTAACCGGTTCGAAAGTAGGTTAACCGGTTTCCTAATTAAAGAATAAAGACAAAAGCAAGAAAAGTCAAGGAAAAATGTAAGCGCTTCGATAGTATTTATTAAAAAAGTGCCCCAGGAGGCACTTACTGTTTCCTTCACTAGTATTATCTTTGTTTTCCATTAAACTGAGGACCGTAGAGAAATATGGGAGGGGATGGCTCGATAACCGGCTTTCAGGCTTTTTTGAGACTCTATGGCTTGTAGTAAGTTTTCCGCTAGGGCTGCCCCGATCCTTTCCGTGGGTTGTTCAATACTGGTAATCCCCGGACCTATCATATCAGTCATGTGCCAGTCGTCAAAGCCCGTCACCCCCACCTCTTGGGGGACCTGGAAGTGTCCTTGCTTCAATATACGCAAGACTTCAATCATTACTCGGCCATTATTGCAGAAAAAGAGCGTCTTTTGTTGGCCAGCAAAGCCTAGGATCGCTTCCTGCCAGTTTTTTTGCCCTACTTCAATTAATTGGACGGGAGCAGGCGCACAGGCCGTAACGACGGCCTGATAGCGGTCTTGTCGGGTAGAGACCGGTGCCAGGACTTCACTCACCACTACAAAGGACTGGTAGTCGGCCAGATTCACCTGGTCAAAGAGCCGGCTAATAACCGCTTCGTTATCAGTTCCAATGGTTAACCACTGACTAGGATAGGTTTTCCGGTCAGCCAGGATGAGGGGGAGCTGCATGTCTTCAATAAACTGGTAATTCTCACTAGTGATGGCCGCTGGTTGGAGGATAATCCCATCGACATTTTGATCAATTAGGCGTTCCAGATATTGGTTTTCCAAGTCAACCTCCCCTAAGGAATCCAAGATGATCATCTGCCACTTAGCCTGATTGAAGACCTGGCTCATCCCCTTGAGCAATAAGGAAGCGTACATATTGGAAATATCGGCAATGACCACACCAATTAAATAGGAGCGCTTGGATTTGAGCGCCTGGGCTTGACGGCTAGGTCGGTAGTCGAGCTCTTCAATGACGGCTTTTATCCGCTTTTTGGTAGCGGGCGACATTTTATGATATTTCTTATTCAGATAGCGCGACACCGTGGTCTTAGACACCCCGGCTTGGTCGGCAACTTCTTGGATGGTCACACGTTTATTCATTACTAATCCCTTTCCCATTTAGTCCTATCTATTATAGCAGACCGGGAGGGGATTTTTTGAAAGATAATATGCTTTTTCATCGCCTTCAAGGAGCTTATTAGCCATGCTGATGACAATTCCTCAGTAAATAAAAAGAGCTTAAGACAAAACACCTTAAACTCTTTGAGTTATGAATATATCTAAAACGTATTTCGGGTGCAGATCGATCTCCACTTCACTAAAGTGCAAGAATTTCTTTTCAGAATTTTTGCTCTTTTCTTCCAGTTGCTATAGCTGTTCGAAGCGTCAGCGAGTTACAGATATAGTATGCGTAGCGGTTTCGTCCTTTGGCGTGACTGTCACACTCTAATAAAAAAAAGAGCTGTAACTGTTGTTACAACCCTTTTCATCATTAGAATGATTATTTAAGTTCAGCTTTACCGCCGGCTTCTTCGATAGCAGCTTTAAGAGCTTCAGCTTCTTCTTTAGGAAGACCTTCTTTAACAACTGCTGGAGCGCCGTCAACTAAGTCTTTAGCTTCTTTCAAGCCTAAGCCAGTAGCTTCACGAACAGCTTTGATCACTTTGATCTTAGCTGCGCCTGCTTCGGTTAATTCAACGTCGAAGTCAGTTTTTTCTTCAGCTGCTGCTTCACCAGCACCTGCACCTGCAACTGCTACAGGAGCTGCAGCAGAAACGCCGAATTCTTCTTCAATTGCTGATACTAAGTCAGCTAATTCTAAGATTGTTGCTTCTTTTAAGTCAGCAATAATTTGTTCAATATTTAAAGCCATCTTTAAATTCCTCCATTTATTTAAGTGATTTCTTTGGGATTCTACATCATTAAGCTAAAAGCCACTGATTATTCAGCTGCTTCAGCTGGAGCATCTTCTTCCATCTTGTCTTGTACTGCTTTAACAGCATAAGCCACGTTGCGGACTGGTGCTTGCAATACAGAAAGTAACATAGATAGTAAACCGTCGCGGCTTGGTAAGGAAGCAATCTTGTGGATTTCTTCTTTAGACATGATCTTACCATCGATAACCCCACCCTTAAGTGATAGGGCATCAGCATCCTTAGCAAAGTTTGCTAAGATACGTGCTGGTGCAACAGCATCTTCAGCACTGAAAGCCACAGCAGTAGGTCCTTGGAAGACTTCTTCATGGTATTCAATACCAGCTTGGTCTAAAGCACGACGCATCATGGTATTCTTAATTACCTTGAAGAAAACATCTTCGTCACGTAATTGTTTACGCAACTCAGTAACCTCAGAAACTGTAAGACCTAAATAGTCAACTACCACGAAGGAAATTGAATTATTAATACGTTCAACAATTGCATCAACTTCTTGTTGTTTTTTAGCAATAGCTTGTTCACTCACTCAGTTTCACCTCCGATAAAATAAGATAGAGTTTTTTATAAGCAATAAAAAACTCCATGTCCCCAAAAGACACAGAGATTATGCAGACACTATAAGGCTTATAGTGTTATTATCTCCCTCGGTTAGAAATTAAGGCCCAGAGCCACTAACTGTCTTCGGTTCGCTTTGATTTAAATAATCAACATTAAATATAATACTCAAATCACTTGAACTTGTCAACACTTCTTTTAAAAAATATCGACTTAGTTGTAAGTCGTTATGAGCATCCGTTCTGCTTTTGAAATGTGGTCGTTGAAAAGCCATGGCACCAGTTCGGGCCAAGGTCCCTCACTTAGCGAGCTTCAAACGGCTAGTACGGCTGATGCCTACTATCCGGTAATTCACATCGCTTGCTTATTCATGGCTAACGACCCATTTCAAAGCGCCACTCCTGCTCATAACGATTTACCAAGTACATTTTATTTTAAGACTAATTGTAAGCAAAAAAAAGACCGTGATTTTTACCACAGTCTCTTCTTTCATTCAATTAGATGTCTTCACCGATTGAGCTTGGGTCTACTTGGATACCAGGTCCCATGGTGGTGGTGATGACTAAGTTTCTGATGTAACGACCCTTAGCTGCAGCTGGTTTTTCACGAACTAAGGTATCATGAATAGCCTTGAAGTTTTCAAGTAAGTCTTCAGTGCTGAAGGAAACTTTACCAATTAAGGTATGAACGTTCCCACCGTTGTCAGCACGGTATTCAATTTGACCAGCTTTGATGTCGTTAACTGCTTTAGTCACATCTTGGGTAACGGTACCAGTTTTAGGGTTAGGCATTAAACCTTTAGGTCCTAATACCCGACCTAAACGACCGATTTTACCCATCATGTCTGGGGTTGCTACAACAACGTCAAAGTCCATCCAACCATCGTTGATTTTTTGAACTAAGTCGTCGTCGCCAACATAATCAGCACCTGCGTCTTTAGCTTCTTGAGCTTTTTCACCTTGAGCAAAGACTAAAACAGTTTGGCTCTTACCGGTTCCTTTAGGTAGAACCATAGCCCCACGGATTTGTTGGTCGTTTTTCTTCACTTCAATCCCTAAACGGTAAGATACTTCAAAGGAAGCATCAAAATTAGCGAAGTCAATGTCTTTTAATAATTCGATAGCCTCTTTGGCATCGTATTTTTTAGTCGCATCGATTTTTTCGTATGCTGCTTTTAATTTCTTAGATTGTTTTGCCATTTTATTTCATTCCTCCTATGTGGTTTTAACGGATAGTCCTCCCACTCATAACACCGTATTAGGCGTTATGGCGATTGACTGAGCGATCTAGACAACGTTTGCTAGGGATTAGCCTTCTACAACGATTCCCATTGAACGTGCAGTACCTTCAATCAAACGCATAGCAGCTTCAACGTCGGCTGCGTTAAGATCTTGCATTTTGGTTTCTGCAATTTCACGTACTTGATCTTTTGTTACGGTAGCGACTTTGTTCTTGTTAGGTTCGCCGGAACCTTTTTCCACATTAGCGGCTTTCTTCAATAAGTCTGCTGCTGGTGGGGTCTTGGTAACAAAAGTAAATGAACGGTCTTCATAAACAGTAATCACAACAGGAATAACGTATCCTTGTTGTTCTTGAGTTTTAGCGTTAAATTCTTTACAGAATCCCATAATGTTAATACCCGCTTGACCTAATGCAGGACCAACAGGTGGTGCAGGACTTGCTTGCCCAGCAGGGATTTGTAATTTAACAACTGAGTCTACTTTTTTAGCCACGAAACATTCCTCCTTAGTTCTTGTCCGTGTTGTGGTTTAGTGGAGTTTAAAGATTTCTCCTCCCACAGTTGTAGCGTCTTCTAAGAGGACGTACACAATTTATTATTAAAGCACAAAGCAACACACTTTGCAAGTGATATTTTATCTTTTCTCCATTTGGTCACTACGGTAGCGGTGTCGGTAATTATAGTAGGCACTATAGGCCATCCCAAATAGGATAGCTAAGGGGAGGACGGTCAGCCAGGCGAGCGAAGCCACAAAGAGATTCCAGCCACTCACTAAGACTTGGCCCAGTCCGGCTCCCAATAAGGTCCAGAAGATACAAGGCAGGATAGCGCCCGCTTTGACCTTGTGGTTGAGCACTTGACCCAACAAGCTACCGATAACAACCGCCAATAAAAATAGCCATAACCAAGCCATGTCCTACTCCTCCCCTCGTCAATGAACTAGACTTAGGCGTCTAGCTTATCCACTTGGTCAAAGTCCACTTCAGCAATGGTTTCCCGACCAAACATTTCAATAGTTAATTTGAGTTTTTGGTGTTCTTCGTCGATTTCTTCAATCCGACCCTCTAAACCAAGGAAGGCGCCATCGATAACTTCCACCACTTCGCCATCTTCAAAGCTAATATCACGTTTAGGCGCAGAGATACCTTGAGAACGTAAGAGACGGTGAACTTCATCTGGAAGTAAGGGGACGGGCTTAGACCCTTGACCGTGAGAGCCGAGGAAACCGGTCACGTTAGGGGTATTGCGGACCACGAACCAGGCTTCGTCACTCATAATCATTTCCACGAAGACATAACCCGGGAAGGTTTGGGTCTTGACTACTTTTTCTTGGCCTGATTTGGTTTTTTGTAATTTTTCTTCTTCTGGAACGACCACACGGAAGATATATTCTTCCATATCCATGGAAGTAATCCGGCTTTCCAAGTTTTCTTTGACTTTATTTTCGTATCCTGAATAGGTATGCAGGACATACCATTGTTTTTGTGGTTCAATTTCAGTCGCCATAACTCTCTCCTTTTTATCCTAAATGAAAAAACCTTCCGCTAGGGAAAGGTCCTTGTTTACTTGCTGTTATTATACCACACTCACAAAGAGAGGCAAGCGCCCAGTAGGCGGCCTGTCTGTCCCTTTAGAGTTGAATATAGAGGTTAAATAATTGGGTGACGATCTCATCAGTGAGCCCTAAGAAGACGGCCATGATGATAATGGTAACGATAACGATCGCGGTGTCGCGACGTAATTCACGTCCGCTCGGCCAGGTGACCTTTTTTAGTTCTTTAAATGCGTTAATCATA
This genomic stretch from Aerococcus mictus harbors:
- a CDS encoding LacI family DNA-binding transcriptional regulator, encoding MNKRVTIQEVADQAGVSKTTVSRYLNKKYHKMSPATKKRIKAVIEELDYRPSRQAQALKSKRSYLIGVVIADISNMYASLLLKGMSQVFNQAKWQMIILDSLGEVDLENQYLERLIDQNVDGIILQPAAITSENYQFIEDMQLPLILADRKTYPSQWLTIGTDNEAVISRLFDQVNLADYQSFVVVSEVLAPVSTRQDRYQAVVTACAPAPVQLIEVGQKNWQEAILGFAGQQKTLFFCNNGRVMIEVLRILKQGHFQVPQEVGVTGFDDWHMTDMIGPGITSIEQPTERIGAALAENLLQAIESQKSLKAGYRAIPSHISLRSSV
- the rplL gene encoding 50S ribosomal protein L7/L12 encodes the protein MALNIEQIIADLKEATILELADLVSAIEEEFGVSAAAPVAVAGAGAGEAAAEEKTDFDVELTEAGAAKIKVIKAVREATGLGLKEAKDLVDGAPAVVKEGLPKEEAEALKAAIEEAGGKAELK
- the rplJ gene encoding 50S ribosomal protein L10; translated protein: MSEQAIAKKQQEVDAIVERINNSISFVVVDYLGLTVSEVTELRKQLRDEDVFFKVIKNTMMRRALDQAGIEYHEEVFQGPTAVAFSAEDAVAPARILANFAKDADALSLKGGVIDGKIMSKEEIHKIASLPSRDGLLSMLLSVLQAPVRNVAYAVKAVQDKMEEDAPAEAAE
- the rplA gene encoding 50S ribosomal protein L1; its protein translation is MAKQSKKLKAAYEKIDATKKYDAKEAIELLKDIDFANFDASFEVSYRLGIEVKKNDQQIRGAMVLPKGTGKSQTVLVFAQGEKAQEAKDAGADYVGDDDLVQKINDGWMDFDVVVATPDMMGKIGRLGRVLGPKGLMPNPKTGTVTQDVTKAVNDIKAGQIEYRADNGGNVHTLIGKVSFSTEDLLENFKAIHDTLVREKPAAAKGRYIRNLVITTTMGPGIQVDPSSIGEDI
- the rplK gene encoding 50S ribosomal protein L11, with product MAKKVDSVVKLQIPAGQASPAPPVGPALGQAGINIMGFCKEFNAKTQEQQGYVIPVVITVYEDRSFTFVTKTPPAADLLKKAANVEKGSGEPNKNKVATVTKDQVREIAETKMQDLNAADVEAAMRLIEGTARSMGIVVEG
- the nusG gene encoding transcription termination/antitermination protein NusG produces the protein MATEIEPQKQWYVLHTYSGYENKVKENLESRITSMDMEEYIFRVVVPEEEKLQKTKSGQEKVVKTQTFPGYVFVEMIMSDEAWFVVRNTPNVTGFLGSHGQGSKPVPLLPDEVHRLLRSQGISAPKRDISFEDGEVVEVIDGAFLGLEGRIEEIDEEHQKLKLTIEMFGRETIAEVDFDQVDKLDA
- the secE gene encoding preprotein translocase subunit SecE; amino-acid sequence: MINAFKELKKVTWPSGRELRRDTAIVIVTIIIMAVFLGLTDEIVTQLFNLYIQL